One window from the genome of Fulvivirga lutea encodes:
- a CDS encoding NAD kinase, translating to MKVAIHGKKFDGSVKEVIQSLFDILKSKGVELTVSSTFSEILEKNRVSHDSGMYKKGDNLGGFDAFITLGGDGTLLEAVTHIGKTEVPILGINTGRLGFLATIAKESIEGSINELLEQNYGYDERSLLTLNTQDRLFNGYNFALNDFAILKKDTSSMIVVNAYINGEFLNSYWADGVIVATPTGSTGYSMSCGGPLVLPHSENFIITPVSPHNLTVRPIVVPDNSELSFTIEGRTNNYLVALDSRLETVDDTITLNIKKADFKARLIQLSDNNYFKTLRQKLNWGLDVRN from the coding sequence ATGAAAGTTGCTATTCATGGTAAGAAGTTCGATGGCTCAGTCAAAGAAGTCATCCAATCATTATTTGATATATTAAAAAGCAAAGGAGTTGAGTTAACAGTTTCCAGTACATTTTCTGAGATTTTAGAGAAGAATAGGGTCTCTCATGACTCGGGAATGTACAAAAAAGGCGACAATTTAGGTGGCTTTGATGCTTTTATCACATTAGGTGGTGATGGGACTTTATTAGAAGCTGTTACTCACATTGGTAAGACAGAAGTTCCAATTTTAGGTATTAATACTGGGCGCTTAGGCTTTTTAGCTACCATTGCTAAAGAATCAATTGAAGGCTCAATAAATGAGCTACTGGAGCAAAATTATGGGTATGACGAGCGATCGTTGTTAACTTTAAATACTCAGGATAGGCTTTTTAATGGCTATAATTTTGCATTGAACGATTTTGCGATTTTGAAAAAGGATACTTCTTCAATGATTGTTGTTAATGCATATATCAATGGAGAGTTTTTAAATTCATATTGGGCAGATGGTGTGATTGTGGCAACTCCAACGGGTTCTACAGGTTATTCCATGAGTTGTGGAGGCCCACTAGTACTCCCACATTCCGAAAATTTTATTATTACACCTGTTAGCCCTCATAATTTAACGGTAAGGCCTATTGTAGTGCCTGATAACTCCGAACTGTCATTTACAATTGAAGGCAGAACGAATAACTATTTAGTTGCATTAGACAGCAGGCTTGAAACGGTCGATGACACCATTACATTAAACATTAAAAAGGCTGATTTTAAAGCTCGTCTCATACAGCTATCCGACAATAACTACTTCAAAACGTTACGTCAAAAGCTAAATTGGGGTCTTGATGTAAGAAATTGA
- the tatC gene encoding twin-arginine translocase subunit TatC, with protein MSFLDHLEELRWHLIRSVIAIIVFSIAAFISVDFVFNTIVFGPAKTDFWTFRMLCKLGDLINSSALCIDKLDFKIQSRQMTGQFTMHITSSFAIGIIAAFPYVFWEFWRFVSPGLRMTERSVSRGAVASVTFLFTLGVLFGYFIMSPLAVSFLAGYQVSDIVNNEFDITSYVSTLSTLVLGSGMLFQLPMVVYFLSKIGIVTPELMRNYRRHAIVVILILGAVFTPPDPFSQILIAMPLFGLYQFSIFISARVQKKLRKQAEKNLNKS; from the coding sequence ATGTCCTTTTTGGACCATCTCGAGGAGTTAAGGTGGCACCTTATTAGATCGGTTATTGCTATTATTGTTTTTAGCATAGCAGCTTTTATTTCTGTTGACTTTGTGTTTAACACGATTGTGTTTGGTCCTGCTAAAACTGATTTCTGGACATTCAGAATGCTTTGTAAACTAGGAGACCTGATTAATTCATCAGCCCTGTGCATCGATAAACTTGATTTTAAAATCCAAAGTAGGCAGATGACGGGGCAGTTTACCATGCATATAACCAGCTCATTTGCTATTGGAATAATAGCCGCATTCCCCTATGTATTTTGGGAGTTCTGGCGATTTGTTAGTCCAGGCTTGCGAATGACTGAAAGATCTGTTTCGCGTGGAGCAGTGGCATCAGTTACATTTCTTTTCACCTTAGGAGTACTATTCGGGTATTTTATTATGTCCCCATTAGCAGTTAGTTTTTTGGCTGGTTATCAAGTAAGTGACATTGTGAATAACGAATTTGATATTACCTCTTATGTTTCTACGCTTTCAACATTAGTTTTAGGCAGTGGCATGCTTTTTCAATTGCCAATGGTTGTTTATTTCTTATCTAAAATTGGCATTGTTACTCCAGAATTGATGAGAAATTATAGAAGACATGCCATTGTTGTAATATTAATTTTAGGAGCAGTATTTACGCCACCTGATCCATTTAGCCAGATTTTGATTGCCATGCCGTTGTTCGGCCTATATCAATTCAGTATCTTTATTTCGGCCAGGGTTCAGAAAAAACTAAGAAAACAGGCAGAAAAAAATCTCAATAAATCATGA
- a CDS encoding pyridoxine 5'-phosphate synthase encodes MTRLSVNINKFASLRNARGGNNPDVIKAAMDCERFGAQGITIHPRPDERHITTKDVYALKDVVTTEFNIEGYPDQRFLKIIKDIRPAQATLVPDGPDVLTSNAGWDTIRNKEFLTKVVKELKDFGVRVSLFTDPVIDMVTGAKDVGADRIELYTESYATQYSKDKIKAISPYKKAAVKATELGLGVNAGHDLDLENLNYLITEIPETDEVSIGHALICDALYLGLENTIQRYLKEVGFYK; translated from the coding sequence ATGACTCGATTAAGTGTTAACATAAATAAATTCGCTTCACTAAGAAACGCCAGAGGCGGTAATAACCCTGACGTAATTAAAGCTGCCATGGATTGTGAAAGATTTGGAGCTCAGGGAATTACCATTCACCCCAGACCAGATGAGCGACACATAACCACGAAAGATGTTTACGCTTTAAAGGATGTGGTAACTACTGAGTTTAACATTGAAGGTTATCCTGATCAGCGATTTTTGAAGATTATAAAAGACATCCGTCCAGCCCAGGCCACCTTGGTGCCGGATGGCCCGGATGTATTAACATCCAATGCTGGTTGGGACACCATCAGAAATAAAGAGTTTCTTACAAAAGTTGTTAAGGAATTGAAAGATTTTGGGGTTCGTGTGTCTTTATTTACCGATCCTGTAATTGATATGGTAACTGGAGCAAAGGATGTTGGAGCTGATCGTATTGAATTGTACACAGAATCTTATGCAACCCAATATTCTAAAGATAAAATAAAAGCGATCAGCCCTTATAAAAAAGCAGCAGTAAAAGCTACAGAACTAGGCCTGGGTGTAAATGCCGGTCATGATTTAGACCTAGAAAATCTCAACTACTTAATTACCGAAATACCAGAAACTGATGAAGTATCTATTGGCCATGCACTTATTTGCGATGCTTTATATCTGGGTCTGGAGAATACAATCCAGCGATACTTGAAAGAAGTAGGTTTTTATAAGTAA
- a CDS encoding CvpA family protein has protein sequence MNKLDFILLAPLLFGAYQGYKKGFVLEIIAIISFVLAIIGGFKLMHWGMNLLDQYFDIGGDLLPYLSFILIFIGIILLVNVIGKVFKKIIDLTLLGAVDNIAGAMLSLLKWAFGISIVLWLSASFGMELPLDWTEGSYFYEPVLSFAPGFIGFITDYIPFAHDLFDQIKELLSGGSST, from the coding sequence TTGAATAAACTGGACTTTATATTGTTGGCTCCCTTGCTCTTTGGTGCTTACCAAGGTTATAAGAAAGGCTTTGTGTTAGAAATTATAGCCATCATTTCCTTTGTGCTCGCAATAATTGGAGGCTTTAAATTGATGCATTGGGGTATGAACCTATTAGATCAGTATTTTGACATCGGTGGTGACCTACTCCCTTACTTGTCTTTTATTCTGATCTTCATAGGAATTATTTTGCTGGTGAATGTTATAGGTAAGGTATTTAAAAAAATTATTGATCTAACGCTCTTAGGGGCTGTTGATAATATTGCAGGTGCCATGCTTTCTTTACTAAAATGGGCGTTTGGTATTAGTATCGTTTTATGGTTAAGTGCCTCCTTTGGTATGGAATTACCTTTGGATTGGACAGAAGGCTCTTACTTTTATGAGCCGGTGTTATCTTTTGCGCCCGGGTTTATCGGCTTTATTACCGATTATATTCCTTTTGCACACGATTTGTTTGATCAGATAAAAGAATTGCTCAGCGGTGGTTCTTCTACTTGA
- the rpiB gene encoding ribose 5-phosphate isomerase B produces MKIAIGADHAGFAYKDLIKKLVKEIGNDIEDFGTHSAESVDYPDFAHPVASSVEKKESDLGILICGSANGVAMTANKHAGIRAAICWTAELAELARQHNNANILCIPARFISQEDTKAIVEKFLTTDFEGGRHERRVDKISC; encoded by the coding sequence ATGAAAATAGCCATTGGAGCAGACCATGCAGGGTTTGCATACAAAGATTTAATTAAGAAGTTAGTTAAAGAAATCGGGAATGATATTGAAGATTTCGGCACACATAGTGCTGAGTCGGTAGATTATCCTGATTTTGCTCATCCTGTAGCCAGCTCAGTAGAGAAAAAAGAAAGCGACCTTGGCATACTTATTTGTGGTAGCGCAAACGGAGTAGCTATGACTGCGAATAAACATGCTGGAATTCGAGCTGCAATATGTTGGACAGCAGAACTTGCAGAATTGGCTCGTCAGCATAATAATGCAAATATACTATGCATACCTGCCCGTTTTATAAGCCAGGAAGACACGAAAGCTATTGTAGAAAAATTTCTTACTACTGACTTTGAAGGTGGAAGACACGAAAGGCGCGTAGACAAAATTAGTTGCTAG
- a CDS encoding anthranilate synthase component II: MVLLLDNFDSFTFNLVDYFAQLGINCHVLRNDTPIGEISTLEIEAIILSPGPEIPTKAGVLLEVIDHYYNKVPILGICLGHQALGQFFGMNLIKAPKPRHGKITAIQLNKSSIFRGLPQAIKVVQYNSLILESGHSSDIDVIAISEYGHIMAIAHKSLPIWGLQFHPEAALTEYGIDILKNWVETVQLKR; encoded by the coding sequence GTGGTTCTTCTACTTGATAATTTTGATTCATTCACATTTAATCTTGTTGACTACTTTGCTCAATTAGGAATCAACTGTCATGTGCTTCGAAATGATACACCCATAGGTGAAATTTCTACTCTTGAAATTGAAGCCATTATTTTGTCTCCTGGTCCGGAAATTCCAACTAAGGCGGGAGTTTTATTGGAAGTGATTGATCATTACTATAATAAAGTACCAATTTTAGGTATATGTCTTGGGCATCAGGCCTTGGGTCAATTTTTTGGTATGAATTTGATAAAAGCACCAAAACCAAGGCATGGCAAAATCACTGCAATTCAATTAAATAAAAGTTCAATTTTTAGGGGCTTGCCACAAGCCATTAAAGTTGTGCAGTATAATTCACTCATCTTGGAATCTGGCCATTCTAGTGATATAGATGTAATTGCTATTTCAGAATATGGTCATATAATGGCAATTGCACATAAATCTTTGCCTATTTGGGGCTTACAATTCCACCCTGAAGCGGCATTAACGGAATATGGTATTGATATTCTTAAAAATTGGGTAGAAACTGTCCAGTTAAAAAGATAA
- the porG gene encoding type IX secretion system protein PorG, whose protein sequence is MSKSQLFRVLKKGIFSLTVFLIPFVTHAQETEIGFGFGGFKYFGDMSRGISLNGINPAGNAFFRTNLNKELSFRLGLTAGKLAGSDSRTPIDPFTDLRDASFNIFLFEVSTVFEYHFLNWRQENSIIRWTPYLFAGIGIFGISGMDDKPVEYSNIQPAIPFGTGIKYILNPKWYVGVEVGFRKTFFDYLDNLGPGDGVIKNYDYSNRFDNDHYAFLGVSLTYSFYNIPCPTSPYKKNYRR, encoded by the coding sequence ATGTCAAAATCTCAGCTATTTCGAGTTCTTAAGAAAGGTATTTTCAGCCTCACTGTATTTTTAATACCCTTTGTTACTCATGCCCAAGAAACAGAAATTGGATTTGGGTTTGGTGGATTCAAGTATTTTGGTGACATGTCCAGAGGAATAAGCTTAAATGGAATTAATCCTGCTGGTAATGCATTTTTCAGAACCAATCTAAACAAAGAATTGAGCTTTAGGCTTGGGCTGACCGCTGGCAAATTAGCAGGAAGTGATTCAAGAACGCCTATTGATCCATTTACAGATTTAAGGGATGCCAGTTTCAATATTTTTCTTTTTGAAGTATCAACGGTATTTGAATACCACTTTTTGAACTGGAGACAAGAAAATTCCATTATCCGATGGACTCCTTATTTATTTGCAGGGATAGGAATTTTCGGTATTTCAGGGATGGATGATAAGCCCGTTGAGTACAGTAATATTCAGCCGGCCATTCCTTTCGGAACAGGTATTAAATACATCTTAAATCCTAAGTGGTATGTTGGTGTTGAAGTTGGTTTCAGAAAAACATTCTTTGATTATCTGGATAATTTAGGCCCGGGCGATGGAGTTATTAAGAACTACGATTACTCTAACCGATTTGATAATGACCATTACGCATTTTTAGGAGTTTCTCTAACCTATTCTTTCTATAATATACCTTGTCCAACTAGCCCCTATAAGAAAAATTACAGACGCTAG
- a CDS encoding GatB/YqeY domain-containing protein codes for MSLKQQIDSDIKQAMLQKKKEELTALRAIKSAILLAETEKGGGDGINEEAELKLLAKQAKQRKDSMEIYEKEGRTDLAEKEKFEMEIINRYLPKQLSDEEITEKLKSIISEVGASGPQDMGKVMGRATKEMSGQADGKKISELVRSLLA; via the coding sequence ATGAGTCTTAAACAACAAATCGATTCCGATATTAAACAAGCCATGCTTCAAAAGAAAAAAGAGGAATTGACAGCTCTAAGAGCAATAAAATCTGCGATTCTTTTAGCCGAAACAGAAAAGGGAGGAGGCGATGGAATTAATGAAGAGGCTGAATTGAAGCTGTTAGCTAAACAAGCGAAGCAAAGAAAAGACTCAATGGAAATCTACGAAAAGGAGGGAAGAACGGATCTTGCCGAAAAAGAAAAATTTGAGATGGAGATCATCAATAGATACTTGCCAAAACAACTATCTGATGAAGAAATTACTGAAAAACTTAAATCGATAATTTCAGAAGTAGGGGCATCTGGTCCTCAGGACATGGGTAAAGTTATGGGTAGGGCCACGAAGGAAATGTCTGGACAGGCCGATGGTAAGAAAATTTCTGAATTAGTTCGTTCCTTACTGGCTTAA
- a CDS encoding CBS domain-containing protein, which translates to MEMIAEELINHMIPPLKLKDDAHKAMLWMEELRSNELPVVDHEKFLGIITEEMILEVNDVDKHISDFELKYTASTVSGKSHFYEVLKVSSEQQTKMVAVLNEENKYIGVITVQDTVTALAQSAAVQVPGGILVLSMNSIDYSLAEISRLVEENNAKILSSSIKEDELDNSKVRLTLKINKLDLTAVIATLERFEYKIIARFQETKIDDNQQDRLDMLLKYLDI; encoded by the coding sequence ATGGAAATGATAGCTGAAGAATTAATTAATCATATGATCCCGCCACTGAAGCTGAAAGATGATGCCCACAAGGCAATGCTTTGGATGGAGGAATTAAGATCAAATGAATTACCTGTTGTAGACCATGAGAAGTTTCTCGGAATCATTACTGAAGAAATGATTTTAGAGGTAAATGATGTAGATAAGCATATATCTGATTTTGAACTAAAATATACTGCAAGTACAGTTTCTGGTAAGTCTCATTTTTATGAGGTACTAAAAGTATCTTCTGAACAGCAAACAAAAATGGTGGCTGTATTAAATGAGGAAAATAAATATATAGGGGTAATTACAGTTCAGGATACGGTTACAGCACTGGCTCAATCTGCTGCAGTGCAAGTACCAGGGGGTATTCTTGTGCTTTCGATGAATTCCATAGATTATTCTCTGGCTGAAATTAGTCGGCTGGTAGAAGAAAACAATGCCAAAATATTAAGTAGCAGCATTAAAGAAGATGAGCTGGACAATTCAAAAGTTAGGCTTACCTTGAAAATCAACAAACTTGACCTAACAGCTGTAATTGCAACTTTAGAGCGATTCGAATATAAAATAATAGCCAGATTTCAAGAGACTAAAATTGATGATAATCAGCAAGATAGGCTCGATATGCTTCTAAAATATTTAGACATCTAG
- a CDS encoding serine hydroxymethyltransferase: protein MQRDNRIFDLISKEKNRQQEGIELIASENFASPQVMESMGSVLTNKYAEGLPGKRYYGGCEVVDEIENIAIDRAKELFGASWANVQPHSGAQANAAVMLAVLNPGDKILGFDLSHGGHLTHGSTVNFSGKLYNPSFYGVEKETGLIDWDGVIKTAKKEKPKLIICGASAYSRDWDYEKLREAADAVGALLLADISHPSGLIARGVLNDPMEFCHIITTTTHKTLRGPRGGLIMVGENFDNPFGLKTPKGEIRKISSLLDSGVFPGTQGGPLEHVIAAKAVAFGEALTDDYMKYILQVVKNAKVMADAFVKKGYSIISGGTDNHLMLIDLRSKGLTGKIAENTLIKADITINKNMVPFDDQSPFVTSGMRVGTAAITTRGMKEDDMVKIVDLIDKVLMNHEDENTIAEVKSEVNIWMKNFPLYQ, encoded by the coding sequence ATGCAGAGAGACAATCGCATTTTTGATCTTATTTCTAAAGAAAAAAACAGACAGCAAGAAGGAATTGAATTGATAGCTTCTGAAAACTTTGCGTCACCACAGGTGATGGAAAGTATGGGCTCTGTTCTCACCAATAAATATGCTGAAGGCCTACCGGGCAAAAGATATTATGGTGGATGCGAAGTAGTGGATGAAATTGAAAATATTGCTATCGACAGGGCAAAAGAACTTTTTGGAGCATCTTGGGCTAACGTTCAACCACATTCCGGAGCACAGGCCAATGCTGCGGTGATGTTAGCAGTACTAAATCCTGGCGATAAAATATTAGGATTCGACCTGTCGCATGGTGGGCATTTAACACATGGATCTACAGTTAACTTCTCTGGCAAATTATATAACCCTTCTTTTTACGGAGTAGAAAAAGAAACAGGTTTAATAGATTGGGATGGCGTAATTAAAACCGCCAAAAAGGAAAAACCTAAATTAATCATTTGTGGCGCATCAGCTTACAGTAGAGATTGGGATTATGAAAAATTAAGGGAAGCTGCTGATGCTGTAGGTGCATTATTGTTAGCTGATATTTCGCACCCGTCTGGGTTGATAGCCAGAGGTGTTTTGAATGATCCAATGGAATTTTGTCATATTATCACTACTACCACGCACAAAACACTAAGAGGACCAAGGGGTGGATTGATCATGGTAGGTGAAAATTTTGATAATCCATTCGGGTTAAAGACACCTAAAGGTGAGATAAGAAAAATATCATCTTTGTTAGATTCAGGAGTATTCCCTGGAACGCAGGGTGGACCACTTGAGCACGTAATTGCTGCTAAGGCTGTAGCGTTTGGCGAGGCACTAACGGATGATTACATGAAGTACATTCTGCAAGTAGTGAAAAATGCGAAAGTGATGGCTGATGCTTTTGTTAAAAAGGGCTATTCAATTATATCAGGTGGAACTGACAATCATTTAATGCTAATCGACCTGAGATCGAAAGGCCTAACAGGTAAGATTGCTGAAAACACATTAATCAAAGCAGATATCACAATTAACAAGAATATGGTGCCTTTCGATGATCAGTCTCCTTTCGTGACTTCAGGAATGAGAGTGGGAACAGCGGCCATCACCACAAGAGGTATGAAAGAAGATGACATGGTGAAGATTGTTGATTTGATTGACAAAGTTTTAATGAACCATGAGGATGAAAACACTATTGCCGAGGTAAAATCTGAAGTGAACATCTGGATGAAAAACTTTCCTCTTTATCAATAG
- a CDS encoding isoprenyl transferase: protein MNPTINIDKDNLPTHIAVIMDGNGRWAKGKGAARIFGHKNAIEAVRDVTEGCAELGVKYLTLYAFSTENWARPKTEVKGLMQLLVHTIKAEIGTLQKNDVKLNAIGDLSSLPNNCQNELAEAIELTKQNKGLVLTLALSYSGRWEILEATKSIAKAVQSGEIQIDEIDTELFRSNLMSKNIPDPELLIRTSGEMRISNFLLWQLAYTEIYITQKLWPDFRKNDLNEAILAYQRRERRFGQISEQVN from the coding sequence ATGAACCCTACAATAAATATTGATAAGGACAACCTGCCTACACACATTGCCGTAATAATGGACGGTAATGGAAGATGGGCTAAAGGGAAAGGTGCAGCAAGGATTTTTGGACACAAAAATGCTATTGAAGCTGTACGAGATGTAACGGAAGGTTGTGCAGAGTTAGGGGTAAAGTATCTTACACTATACGCATTTTCTACTGAGAATTGGGCTAGACCTAAAACGGAAGTGAAAGGTTTAATGCAATTATTAGTGCATACAATTAAAGCTGAGATAGGCACATTGCAGAAGAATGATGTAAAACTTAATGCGATTGGTGATTTATCTTCTTTACCAAATAACTGTCAAAACGAATTGGCGGAGGCTATTGAGCTAACCAAACAGAATAAGGGTTTGGTATTGACTTTAGCGTTGAGTTATAGTGGCAGGTGGGAGATTTTAGAGGCAACTAAGTCAATTGCCAAGGCAGTACAATCAGGAGAAATTCAAATTGATGAAATAGATACTGAATTATTTCGTTCGAATTTAATGTCAAAGAATATACCGGATCCGGAACTATTAATCAGAACAAGTGGTGAGATGCGAATTAGTAACTTTTTACTTTGGCAACTTGCCTATACCGAAATATATATAACACAAAAATTGTGGCCTGACTTCAGAAAAAATGACCTAAATGAGGCGATTTTAGCTTATCAGAGGAGAGAAAGAAGATTTGGTCAAATAAGTGAACAAGTGAACTAG
- a CDS encoding alpha/beta fold hydrolase, giving the protein MALEIKEEKEFKYIDEGQGEVLLLLHGLFGALSNWEGVVNHFKSNYRVVIPLLPIYEMPLKQAGLEGLQKFVEGFVNLKGLDNMNLVGNSLGGHVALMYTLANPKKVKTMTLTGSSGLFENSMGGSFPKRGSYEYIKERVEYTFYNPETATKELVDEVFETTKSIPKCLRIVAIAKSAQRHNMAKEITRIKHPTLLVWGLNDTITPPHVAHEFNKLIPNSTLHFVDKCCHAPMMEHPEKFNVLLSKFLQNGNDS; this is encoded by the coding sequence ATGGCGTTAGAAATAAAAGAAGAAAAAGAGTTTAAATACATCGATGAAGGTCAAGGTGAAGTGCTATTACTGCTTCATGGGTTGTTTGGTGCGCTCAGCAATTGGGAAGGTGTAGTAAACCATTTTAAATCCAATTACAGAGTTGTAATTCCATTACTTCCTATTTATGAAATGCCATTGAAGCAAGCCGGGCTCGAGGGTTTGCAAAAATTTGTTGAAGGTTTTGTCAACCTGAAAGGGTTAGATAATATGAACCTGGTAGGTAACTCACTAGGAGGTCATGTGGCATTGATGTATACATTGGCTAACCCTAAGAAAGTGAAAACAATGACTTTAACAGGTAGCTCCGGGTTATTCGAAAACTCAATGGGGGGATCTTTCCCTAAGCGAGGTAGTTACGAATATATCAAAGAACGAGTAGAATATACATTCTACAACCCTGAAACTGCTACAAAGGAGTTAGTTGATGAAGTATTTGAAACTACTAAAAGTATTCCTAAATGTCTTCGTATTGTAGCAATAGCTAAATCTGCACAAAGGCATAATATGGCAAAGGAAATTACCAGAATAAAACACCCTACATTATTAGTTTGGGGGTTGAATGATACAATTACGCCACCGCATGTGGCACATGAATTTAATAAGTTGATCCCTAATTCGACCTTACATTTTGTCGATAAATGCTGTCATGCCCCTATGATGGAGCATCCAGAGAAGTTTAATGTGTTGTTGAGTAAATTTTTACAGAATGGAAATGATAGCTGA
- a CDS encoding ribosome-binding factor A encodes MNESTRQQKYSKLIQKDLSEIFQKDKIGIFGKAFVTIADVLVTPDLSIAKIYLSMMLVPNKEELLEKIRSHKSEIRKILGNKIGKQVRIVPDLLFFIDEVEEKASKIDSLIDSLDIPPADEEE; translated from the coding sequence ATGAACGAAAGCACCAGACAACAGAAGTACTCGAAACTTATTCAGAAAGATCTAAGTGAAATCTTTCAGAAAGATAAGATTGGAATATTTGGTAAAGCCTTTGTTACCATCGCTGATGTTTTGGTTACACCCGACCTGAGCATAGCCAAAATATATCTTTCTATGATGCTTGTTCCTAACAAAGAAGAGTTACTGGAAAAAATTCGATCTCATAAAAGCGAGATTCGAAAAATACTTGGTAACAAAATAGGTAAGCAAGTACGTATAGTACCAGATCTGCTATTTTTTATAGATGAAGTAGAAGAAAAGGCTTCAAAAATAGATAGCCTTATCGATTCACTGGATATACCACCTGCTGACGAAGAAGAGTAA
- a CDS encoding DUF6089 family protein has translation MRNFKGKKNYFTKDKKYNSIGITLNALNYFGDLSPNSNVGSTDIGFTRPGIGVDFSHRFGPRYTLRASFLYGTIRGDDFESAEKGDSEAKYRYARNLSFRNRIKELTVVAVFDLFKNEASYISRVQWTPYTYIGATIFHHNPQAYVADDSGLPEAGTWVDLQPLGTEGQNADLEPTDANAGIEPYKLVQFAIPFGIGVRYRLNQVFDLSFEMGIRYTFTDYLDDVSQNYVDLGVFGDDDLARYLSDRSTNTSGAEGGSRNIEAEGFNTTTYQGRDGNNYTVVAGFGQEFRDNNRGNKDNNDVYFVTSIRVAYIIGATFTRAKFR, from the coding sequence ATGAGAAACTTTAAGGGCAAGAAAAATTATTTCACAAAGGATAAGAAATACAACTCGATTGGTATTACACTAAATGCTTTGAATTATTTTGGTGATTTATCTCCCAATTCCAATGTTGGGAGTACGGATATAGGCTTTACCAGACCTGGAATTGGTGTTGATTTTTCTCACAGGTTCGGCCCTAGATATACTTTAAGAGCATCATTTCTCTATGGTACAATTCGTGGTGATGATTTTGAATCGGCAGAGAAAGGAGATTCAGAGGCTAAGTATAGATATGCAAGAAATTTAAGTTTTAGGAATAGAATTAAGGAGCTTACAGTTGTTGCGGTCTTTGATTTATTCAAAAATGAGGCTTCCTACATAAGTAGAGTACAATGGACACCTTATACTTATATTGGTGCTACAATCTTCCATCATAACCCTCAGGCATATGTGGCAGATGATAGCGGACTCCCAGAGGCAGGTACTTGGGTGGATTTACAACCTTTAGGAACAGAAGGTCAAAATGCTGATTTAGAACCAACAGATGCTAACGCTGGAATTGAACCTTATAAACTCGTGCAATTTGCAATACCTTTTGGAATAGGAGTAAGGTATCGCTTGAATCAGGTATTTGATCTTTCATTTGAAATGGGCATCAGATATACATTCACCGACTACTTAGACGATGTTAGTCAGAATTATGTAGATCTTGGTGTTTTCGGAGATGACGATTTAGCACGATACTTATCTGACAGATCTACTAATACTTCTGGTGCTGAAGGAGGGTCGAGAAATATTGAGGCCGAAGGATTTAATACCACTACGTATCAAGGGCGAGATGGAAATAATTATACTGTAGTTGCAGGTTTTGGGCAAGAATTTAGAGATAATAATAGAGGTAATAAAGACAATAATGACGTTTATTTCGTTACATCGATAAGAGTAGCCTACATCATTGGCGCTACTTTTACACGTGCGAAATTTAGATAA